A region of Rattus rattus isolate New Zealand chromosome 7, Rrattus_CSIRO_v1, whole genome shotgun sequence DNA encodes the following proteins:
- the LOC116905843 gene encoding LOW QUALITY PROTEIN: ATP synthase subunit g, mitochondrial-like (The sequence of the model RefSeq protein was modified relative to this genomic sequence to represent the inferred CDS: inserted 2 bases in 1 codon): MAKFIRNFSEKAPSMVAAAVTYSKPRLATFWXYIKVELVPPTPGEIPTAIQSMKKIIHSAHTGSFKHLTVKEAVLNGLVATEVWMWFYIGEIIDKRGIVGYDV; the protein is encoded by the exons ATGGCCAAGTTCATCCGTAACTTCTCGGAGAAGGCACCGTCGATGGTGGCCGCTGCCGTGACTTACTCGAAGCCTCGATTGGCCACATTTTG CTACATCAAGGTTGAGCTGgttcccccaacccctggtgaaATCCCTACAGCTATTCAGagcatgaaaaaaataattcacagtGCCCATACTGGTAGCTTCAAACACCTTACAGTGAAGGAAGCTGTGCTGAATGGTTTGGTAGCCACTGAGGTGTGGATGTGGTTTTATATCGGAGAGATCATAGACAAACGTGGCATTGTTGGCTATGATGTTTGA